The window GATGCACCAGTGTCGGCGTGAGTTCCGAGGGGCGGGCGGGCGACGGGCGGCGGTGTCCCCCGGATGGCGGCGAACCCGAACGCGGGCAGGGCGAGTTCCGTGCGGGACCAGGACAACCTTCGGCCGATCCCGATCGTCATTCGATCATGTCGCAGATTCTCAACGGCCGTCGCTCCAGCGCGAAGTTCGACTCGGACGGCGTCCGCATCACCCGCTCCGGCCAGCAGGTCGACATACCGCTTCCCGCGATCGAGGCCGTCCGGGCCGCGGAGGCCCGGACCGTCGAGATCGTGCTCACCGACGGTACGGTCCACCGCGTCGAGGGAGACAACCCGACGGCCACCACCGCCTTCGTCGATGCCCTGAGCTCCGTACTGCCCGAGAAACGGGACCCGTCCAGCCGCGCCGTGGTCACCGACACGAGCGCGCCGCGCGACCCGGTCCTCTACGTCAGCGGGGCCCTGCTCGCACTTCTGGCGCTCGGCTACATCGGGTACGCGGTGTGGGTGACCCGCTCGCACGGAGCGCGGGTGGTCGGAGTGATCATCGGTCTGCTGCCCCTCCTGTTCGGCGCCGCCATGCTGTTCACGGGCGTGCAGGAGGCCTTCCGCCGGATCGTGCTGGCCCGGCGCGGCATCACCGTTCTCGCCGAGGCCGTCGGCAGGGAGGGCAAGAAGAACGTCGTGTACCGGTACACGACCGTCGAGGGCGCCGACCGTACGTACTCCTGCAAGCGGAACCGGCAGCGCATCCACGTGCTGTACGACCCGCAGGCGTCCTGGCGGGCCATACACGCGGACTGGCTGCCGTTCGTGCTGGGCCGGGTCGTCGTGCTGATCCTCGGGTCCTTGTTCTGGCTGTTCGTCGGCGTCGTGATGATCTTCGGAGTGCTGTGGTGACCCGCGGCCGATCACGGCCCGGTGGCCCGGTGGCCCGGTGGCCTAGAGGCCGCCGCGGTACGCGCTGCGGAGGAGGTCGACCACGCCGAGGACGACCGCGGTGTCCGTACGCCCGCAGCTGCCGTCGATCAGACCGGCGACCGCTGCGGCCAGCCGCTCGGCGTCGAACTCCGCCCCGCCTCTCGCCATGTTCAGCACCCTGTTGAGCTGCTCCAGGCGTACGGCGGTCTTCAGCCCGTCGCCTGCCTTCCACGGTTCGGCCAGCACCAGGGGGATGAGCTGCCGCACTTGTTCGGCGCCGAGCGTGGTGCAGGCGGTGCGCACCGCGTCGATGAAGCGGGGCACCCCCCACAGCACCAGGGTCAGCTCCTGCAGAGCCGTGGTGAGCGTCGCCTTCCGCGTGACGGCGACGGAGCTGTTGCGGACGTCGAGGACGGACGGGAGGAAGACGCTGAACGAGCCGCGCATACGGTTGACCGAGTGTGCCTTGAACACCAGCCGGTAATTGGTGAGGAAGGCGCGGCCGCCGATGGCTTCCTTGCCGTCCATGCCGACCAGCCACATCAGGTCGTCGAAGGCGAACCGGGAGAGCCCCGACTCCCGCACGTCGATCACCGCGTTGGCGTTCTTCTGCAGGACTATGTGTTCGCCGGGGAACAGGTCCTCGGGCGGAAAGGACAGGAACGACAAGGTCTTCCTCCGTCTACGTTTCGTTGTGCCGTCGGCCGGTGCGAACGCGTCCCCGCGACCGGCACTAGCTCCGTCTGCGCGTCACCAGCGCGACGACCGTGCCGATCCCCGCGGCCAGCAGCCCGAGCCCGCCGAAGACGAGCGGCAGCAGCCAGAGAGAGGCGAACCCGTTGATCCGCGCGTCCTCGGGGGCGTCAGCGCGGTAGAGCACCTCGACCCGCTCACCCACCTCGTACGAGGGCGGGTTGGCACCCGTGGAGCTGCGGAACCGCGTCGGTGTGCCTTGCGCCGGTGTGAACTCGACCACCGGGTACGCCGCGGGCCGGTCGTCGCTCCGGTTCCGCCGGGAGGAACTGCTGTGGTCCTTCCGCCACTCCAGGTCGACCACCGTTCCCTGGGCGCGCTTCGCGTCGCTCAGGAGCGAGATCGACTGCCCCGCGAGGACAAGTCCGATGACCAGGAACACCGACCCGAACGCGATCGTCCCGAAGATGATCCACCGGCGGGCCTTTCGCCCGCGCGCCTGCACCTGCACAACGCCCCTCTCACTCGTTCGGAGTGAGAGGGACGCTATCCCAGTGGTCCCGGTGGCCTTACTCCCACCCCGGAACATGGGTGGCCCCGCACGTGCCCTATGGCTCGGTGGGCGGGCGCGTCGTCGACCGGTAGGAGTTCCAGTCGGCCCGGCCGCCCTCGCCCAACACGCTCACGTCGGCCGCGAGTTCGGTGCGGGGACGGGTGCGCAGTTCGCGTCGCGCGACCCGGGCGACCACGGCCGGGAAGAACGGCCGCAGGGGCTGGCACCAACGCAGCCACGGCGGTGCGTAGATGTAGGGGGCGCGCCGGGCGATGCCGGTGGTCAGCCACTCGGCCACCTGCTCCGGTGCGTGGACGCGGCGTGCGAAGCCGGGCTGGTGGCGGCGCAGGGCCTTGAGCACGGGATGCTCGTCGATGCCGGCGACCATGTCGGTGTCGGTCCAGTGGAGGTAGGCGACACCGACGGCGATCCGGTCGGGCTCGACCTCGCCGCGCAGGGCCTGGGCGAAGGATTCCGCACCGGCCTTGGAGGCGCAGTAGGCACTCATCATGGGGGCGGAACCGAAGGCCGCGGTGGAGGCGATCTGGAGGAAGAAGCCATGCCTGGCCGCCAGTTGGGGGAGGAACGCCCTGGCCGTGTTGGCGGATCCGACGAGATTGACGTCGACGACCCGCTCCCACAGGTCCGCCGGAGTATCGGCGAACGGGCCGCCCGCGGCGATGCCGGCGTTGGCCACGACCACGTCGGCCGGGCCCAGCTCGTCGGCCACCCGTCGGGCGGCGGCCGCCAGCGCGGCGCGGTCGGTGACATCGGCCTCCACACACATGCTCCGGTTCGGCAGGGAGTCCGCCGTCCGGCGGAGGGTCTCCTCCTCGCGTCCCAGCAGAGCGAGGCGCATGCCGGCGTCGGAGAGCTGCCTCGCCAGAGCCGCACCGACCCCGCGCGCGGCTCCGGTCACGACCGCGACCCGCCCACGCAGGGGTGCGAGGGCTGCGGAGCGGTGCCCGCCCACGCCGAAGATGTCGCGCATGTGTCGTCCTCATCCACCAGTTTGCCGGATCACGCAGCCGTCAATCGACGTATGCCTCACGAGCGGCACGCCCTAACGGTGGGCGGGGCCGCTTCGCGCCCCGGCGTGGCCTGTCCGGAGCCGCCCGACGGTCGGACGCTGCGAGCGCTGCGGGTGCACCGTCGGGCCGAAGGCCCGGCCGTTCGGCCGGGGGAGTGGTGTCGCCTGAGTAGGTGTACTCAGGCGGGGCCGGCCGGGAACCGGCAGAATGCCCGCCATGATGTCGGGAGAGCCGGCCGGAGGGGCACCTCGGGGCCTGGGCGGGGGAGAGCACATGACGTACCGGCGCGCGGTGATACCGGCACTGGTCGGTGGACTGCTGATCACACTGCTGTTGTGGTGGGCGGGGGCCAGCACGCGAGCACTGCAACTGCCCGGAACTGGTACCGTGTTCGACGCCCAGTCCGCGAGCGAACTGCGACGCTGGCTGGCGCCCTGGGCGTACCCGTCCCGGGGCATGCCGCTGTCCGGCGGGTCCACGGAGACGACCTGGACCGCAAGCACCCAGTACGCCGATCTGTACCGCACCGCCATGCAGATCAGGTACGTGGCGGTCTTCGCGTTCTTCCTGGCGGGCGCGCTGCTTCTGCTCCGCAGGATTCCGCCGACGCGGGGCCGTACGCCGGCCACGCTGCTCGCGCTGTGGGCCTGGGGGCCGGTGGCCGGAACGCTGGCGGTGACGGTCTCCGCACCCTGGCTGATCGCCTCCATGGGACGCGGCAGCTTCCGGGTCCTGCCGCAGCTGGCGAGTGTGACCGCATCGAGCGGGCCGGTCGTGGTGTTCGCCGCGCTGGTGGCCTCCGTGCTCACCGTGGCCGTAGCGCGTGTCACCGCCAAGGGCACCGATCCCGTGCCCCGGCAGAGTGCCCCGCCGCGCGCCGCTCGTCTGGCGGCGAGCGCCGGGACCGCGGTGATCGCGTTCTCGCTGGTGATCCTGTCGTACGAGTCGGTGGCGGCCCGGATCCAGACCTCGGCCGGCGGCTCGGGGCTGCTGTCCGAGCCTGGAGACCTGCTGCGACAGTGGCTGCTGCTGGGCGGCTGGACGGGCCCGTCGACCACGCCGCTCGGCCACTGGCTGCTGTACCGGGCGGCCGACGTGGTCATGCTGGCGGTGGTGTGGTGGGCGCTGCGGCTGCTGCCCGGCCTGCTCACCCGCACCACGGTTCCCGCGATGGCGGTGGGCGCGGTCTGCGCCACCGTGCTCGGCCTGCTGGCGAGCCAGCTCCTGCACATGGCGATGGACGACACCGTCACCGTGTGGGGTCCCGTCTATCTGTTCTCGAAGCTCGGTGAGAACGTGCCAGCCGCCCTCACTTTCGGTGGCGCGGCCGGACTCGTGGCGTTCGGCGTCCTGCGGCTGGCGGGTGGCGCGCCACTGGTGGCCGCCGGGCACCCCGGCGGTGAGACCAGGACCGTGGCGGAGGACGTCCACCGGTGAGCCGGTGCCGGGGCCCGGGCCCGCGGGGCGGACGCTCACCGTAGTTCGTCAGTGCGGCCGAAGCCCCGCGAAGACCACCTCGAAGAACCGCTCCTGTCCGGCGGGGTCCGCTCCGAGCTGCTCCATCGCCCTGCCGATGCCGGCCGGCAGGGCGAGCAGCTCCGGCAGGCTCAGCTCCGGGCGGACCGCCCCGGCCCGCTGGGCTCCGGTCAGCAGTTCGCCCAGCCGATCCCGGATCGCCGTACTCGACTCCCGCAGAGCCGATCGGACGTCCCCCCCCCGGCCGCGGCCAGCGCCTCCACGAAGTCGCTTCGTCGCCGAGTGGGACCACCGGGTCCACCACCGGGTGACCGGCGGACCTTCGAGGCCGCCAACATCCAGGTGCTGCGCGTCCATGACGGTCTGATCGTCGAAAGCCGCGACCACCACGACCACTTGGCCCTCATCGTGGGCGGTGACGGCCGGTCGGAGCTGGTGACGGCGCTGGACGGCAAACAGCGCGCGTGACGTACCGGGCCCGGCTCACCCGGGTGTGCGCGCCGGAGGTCGGGAGTGCGCCCGCCGGACCGGCTTCACGCGGTCCGGCAAGGCGGTGACGGGCCCGTCGGTCAGGGCGTGAACACCTCGTCGAGGTGGTCGATCGCTCCGTCGTCGCCCAGGTGGTACTTGAAGACCAACCCGCTGTTGGGATGCGCTTCGAGCCAGTCGAGGAATTCCTGGACCCCGATGTGCTGATTCTCCGTGCCGGCGACGATGGGGTCGGTGGCGGTGACGTAGGCGGCCTGGTCCATGGGCAGGTAGACCTCCTTGCCCACGGTTTCGAACGGCGCACCGTCGGAATCGGCGGGAGCACAGCCCCAGTTGCCGTACCTGACGATCAGGCCGAGGGAACCGCCCTCGGGGGTGTAGCGGTAGACCGCGATCTCGTCGGGGGAGATGGGCATCTTGTGGTCGCAGCCGCTGGTACCGTCCGCGGCACTCGGAGCGGCCGGCTCGGCGGGTGCCGGAGTGGCGGCCGCGGACGGCGACTTGGCGCTGCCCGGCGCCCTGGTCGGTGTCGCGGCGGGCTTCGCGCCGGCCGTGGTGGAGCCGGTCTTCGTACCGTCCGCCGCCGGCTCGGCCGTCGCGGTGGGGCCGCCGGCCGAAGAGGTGTCCGTGCCGCCGTCTCCATCGCAGGCCGTGAGCGTCAACGCCAGGACGGCGATGGCGGACGCGCTCACCACGGTCCGATGGAGAACGGCGATGGGTCTCTGGCGGACGTTCTGTCTGTTTCTGGCCACGGTGGCCCCCTTCTGCTCCTGCTGGTCGCAGCCCCTGCGAGGCTGATGCCTGTCGCAGAGACGGATGATTTCAGGCCAGGACCAGTTGCGGCGGACGGGGGGTCGTTGCCGACTCGTGACGAGCCTGCGCACGCGGGGGACGGCTTCGTGGCCTCGGTGCGGGCCGGGAGCGCTACCGGGGGTTCACCCACAGCGCCGAGGCGTGGGCGCAGAGGTCGCCCGCCGCCGTGGTCAGGGCGACGCCCATCCGATGCTTGCGCCCCTCCTCCGAGACGACCCACGCGTACGAGATCAGCCGCGCGGACACCGGCACCGGCCGGAGCAGTTGCGCGGTGAGGGACGCCGTCACCGCCCCCTCCCGCATGCTGCCGAGCAGTCGGCCCGCAGCGTTCCCGGGGCAGTCGAGCGCCCCCCACACCAGTTCCGGCCGCAGCTCCCCCTCGGCGTCGGCGAGCGCCGGTCCGGCGGTCCAGGCGGTGGCCACGAGATCCCGTCCCGGTACCACTCCGCAGTGCTGGCGCAGCCCGGTGTCGGGCGTACGGTCGAGTCCGCATCCGAAGCAGTCCACGGCACCTGCCGGCGGAGCCGCGCGGTACGCCTCGGCCGCCGCGTACGCCTCGTCCCAGGAGGGCGGTTCGGGGACGTCGAGGCGCACCTCGTCGGGCGTCGCCACCGCGAGCAGGCCGTCCGCGCCGGTCAGTACGGCGCCGCCGTCGTCGGTCCCGGTGAGTTCCACCGGCACCTCCACCGGCGTCGGCCGCCGGAAGTCCACCCGTACGGTCTTGGCCGGCGCGCGCCCGGCGAGGACTCCCGCCACGTACCCGCCGAACGCCACCCCCGGATAGCCCCGCAACCGGCCCGGCACCGTGATCGTCCCGATGTCGGTCATGCGCCCACCTCGCCCTCGTCGGACGGCGCCGTCCGGCCGGCCTCGTCATGGGCGAGCAGGGACAGGAGCGAGGCGACGGTCAGTCCCAGCCCGGCCTCCGCCGGGTGGCGGAGGATCTTGCCGGGGTCGATCCGGTAGGTGTTGGACCGGCCCTCGCGGGTGTGGGAGAGGTACCCGTCCTGCTCCAGATCGGTGATGATCTTCTGCACGGCGCGGTCGGTGAGCCGGCAGTGCGCGGCGATGTCGCGGATGCGGGCGTTGTGGTCG of the Streptomyces sp. 1222.5 genome contains:
- a CDS encoding DUF3592 domain-containing protein, with amino-acid sequence MSQILNGRRSSAKFDSDGVRITRSGQQVDIPLPAIEAVRAAEARTVEIVLTDGTVHRVEGDNPTATTAFVDALSSVLPEKRDPSSRAVVTDTSAPRDPVLYVSGALLALLALGYIGYAVWVTRSHGARVVGVIIGLLPLLFGAAMLFTGVQEAFRRIVLARRGITVLAEAVGREGKKNVVYRYTTVEGADRTYSCKRNRQRIHVLYDPQASWRAIHADWLPFVLGRVVVLILGSLFWLFVGVVMIFGVLW
- a CDS encoding SDR family oxidoreductase, which codes for MRDIFGVGGHRSAALAPLRGRVAVVTGAARGVGAALARQLSDAGMRLALLGREEETLRRTADSLPNRSMCVEADVTDRAALAAAARRVADELGPADVVVANAGIAAGGPFADTPADLWERVVDVNLVGSANTARAFLPQLAARHGFFLQIASTAAFGSAPMMSAYCASKAGAESFAQALRGEVEPDRIAVGVAYLHWTDTDMVAGIDEHPVLKALRRHQPGFARRVHAPEQVAEWLTTGIARRAPYIYAPPWLRWCQPLRPFFPAVVARVARRELRTRPRTELAADVSVLGEGGRADWNSYRSTTRPPTEP
- a CDS encoding DUF3592 domain-containing protein, with protein sequence MQARGRKARRWIIFGTIAFGSVFLVIGLVLAGQSISLLSDAKRAQGTVVDLEWRKDHSSSSRRNRSDDRPAAYPVVEFTPAQGTPTRFRSSTGANPPSYEVGERVEVLYRADAPEDARINGFASLWLLPLVFGGLGLLAAGIGTVVALVTRRRS
- a CDS encoding PaaI family thioesterase; this translates as MTDIGTITVPGRLRGYPGVAFGGYVAGVLAGRAPAKTVRVDFRRPTPVEVPVELTGTDDGGAVLTGADGLLAVATPDEVRLDVPEPPSWDEAYAAAEAYRAAPPAGAVDCFGCGLDRTPDTGLRQHCGVVPGRDLVATAWTAGPALADAEGELRPELVWGALDCPGNAAGRLLGSMREGAVTASLTAQLLRPVPVSARLISYAWVVSEEGRKHRMGVALTTAAGDLCAHASALWVNPR
- a CDS encoding helix-turn-helix domain-containing protein codes for the protein MDAVPEPHSGWTFLTNHARVLAAIADDHNARIRDIAAHCRLTDRAVQKIITDLEQDGYLSHTREGRSNTYRIDPGKILRHPAEAGLGLTVASLLSLLAHDEAGRTAPSDEGEVGA